GCGCGTTGGCATACGCATCCACCGCAATCACCTCCACGCCGTAGCGCTGCAGCTCGATGACCACCTCCTTGCCCAACTCGCCCGACCCGCATAACAGCACGCGCCGCGCCTCGTCCGTAAATGGTGTTCCGATAGTGCTATCCATGAATGCGCAAATCCTACGATCTCCCATCGCCGTTGGCTACTGTGAGTTGTTCAGAGGACAAGCGCGTGCTCACGGCCGGCTGCGGCCGGCGTCGATGATATCCTGCAGTTCCTTTTTCATGCGGGCGAAGACCTCGGGGTGTTGCTCGGCGACG
Above is a window of Limisphaerales bacterium DNA encoding:
- the purT gene encoding phosphoribosylglycinamide formyltransferase 2 (non-folate utilizing enzyme, catalyzes the production of beta-formyl glycinamide ribonucleotide from formate, ATP, and beta-GAR and a side reaction producing acetyl phosphate and ADP from acetate and ATP; involved in de novo purine biosynthesis), which produces MDSTIGTPFTDEARRVLLCGSGELGKEVVIELQRYGVEVIAVDAYANA